Proteins encoded within one genomic window of Geotalea daltonii FRC-32:
- the yidD gene encoding membrane protein insertion efficiency factor YidD, with product MRQTAILIIRFYQKFISPYKGASCRFYPSCSDYSLQSFEKHGLLAALWYSVLRILKCHPFHPGGYDPVK from the coding sequence CTGAGACAAACAGCTATTCTCATCATTCGTTTTTATCAAAAGTTTATCTCCCCTTACAAGGGAGCCTCCTGCCGGTTTTATCCTTCCTGTTCAGATTATTCATTACAATCCTTTGAGAAGCACGGATTACTGGCCGCCCTGTGGTATTCCGTGCTGCGTATTCTGAAGTGTCACCCCTTTCATCCGGGTGGCTATGATCCTGTTAAATAA